The genomic interval ATACGGAAGTCAACACTTCCATTGCTAATGTGtcaaacttaaagaaaaaataccCTCTATTCTATAAACTGTAGAATTTGCCGacgattattttattaaagaacttaaataaaattgaattaaaatggCCTATCCCGCTCTTCGCCAGCCCAAATTCTTGAAAGAGCAGTCGACAAGTGAAAGGAAACAAGTAATATCGGATGTTAAGTATGTGATTTTAACTTTGTGCAATGGAATTAAGTTGGTGATTACTTCAGATAGCTATAACAGTATCATTATTGAAGAGGATACTTACAAATGCGTGCTCTGCGGGATGTCTATGGAGTTGGACAACGAATATAAGGAGTTACACAAGAATTCGCACGAGCATAAAAACTTGATGACTTCTGTACCATATGTTGAAGAATTTCCAGAAAGTTTAATGAGGAAGGTAAGATAAGAAAACGTATTTATACCTGACGTGAAGTATATTTTCTGTAAtatataagttcacgactatatcccaattggggtagttagaactaaggtgtgggtactttctTTAAAATGCACTTAttacaaatttttttttgataaaaacgtGTTTCAGTTATCATATATCAATTAAATTTCATGTGGAATATCAATTCAATTTCATGTGGAATATCAATTCAATTTCATGTGGTATATCAATTCAATTTCATGTGGAGTTCTCTTACGAAATCGGTGTGCTGGTATTTTTCATGAAAACAAAACACATTCAACCATTTCATGTTTTGTTACTGTCATTCTAACAGTCTGCTTACTATATTTGTTTCAGATTGACAAACACAACGGCTACTGCACAATATGCAATGTAA from Pectinophora gossypiella chromosome 29, ilPecGoss1.1, whole genome shotgun sequence carries:
- the LOC126379626 gene encoding uncharacterized protein LOC126379626 translates to MAYPALRQPKFLKEQSTSERKQVISDVKYVILTLCNGIKLVITSDSYNSIIIEEDTYKCVLCGMSMELDNEYKELHKNSHEHKNLMTSVPYVEEFPESLMRKIDKHNGYCTICNVIVPSHAIAHHVDNNVHVNEFEKAVIRASIYKPY